The following are from one region of the Thermofilum sp. genome:
- a CDS encoding preprotein translocase subunit SecE, translating into MGLDMPRLLEDIIRVVKLATKPTAEEYKLSLKVILAGFSLLGALGFFFQLVGSMLEIESVHSVPSELSLIIGVVALVAILALGLYLRSKSEI; encoded by the coding sequence ATGGGGCTGGACATGCCGAGACTGCTCGAGGATATAATAAGAGTTGTGAAGCTGGCTACGAAGCCAACGGCCGAGGAGTACAAACTCTCTCTAAAGGTAATCTTAGCAGGTTTCAGCCTCCTTGGCGCGCTAGGATTCTTTTTCCAGCTTGTGGGCTCTATGCTGGAGATCGAGAGCGTGCATTCGGTACCTTCGGAGCTCTCGCTGATCATCGGTGTGGTTGCGCTTGTGGCGATTCTAGCGCTGGGCTTGTACTTGCGGTCAAAGAGCGAAATATGA
- a CDS encoding zinc ribbon domain-containing protein: MGASTARGAPEKSEAPGEGFRVFRVELNRRVRGELAKLHQRLVQRDPSLPKNAFRYHESWENEDANMREMREQAGKRSPPKRRAAYYLLAKVVKDGKRIHGSKGASVIVDLGRSELRIPCAGIRIPLKPGLVKALEGELRLAPKPEFAVQLTCRGRLRIVAFRSPPKWWLYREECADFDAVRLGPPVRVVGVDVNSVYGIAAVVFDLTEGGVRVPKSPFRLQPPNDALYLAEASVLRKIAQGLPPEPPDNATEEELQLWQWALERVKRLSSRVGALTTERADRLRCQLERAARLARRRWARKLLGELRQLIRGANGRAVIAIDAPDPESLRNSKLQKTYLHVTKHIKNLCRYEGALYRRVRASGRACPLCGRWCEEVAHRYYKCSHCSIVFDRDYGGAFNAALEALPPTLADTLKGWLKAHPKALARNYNNPAGPASRDPRPDVEPVRGALPGGRVRDEGESSREALRRRGAERREQAALKRPPP, from the coding sequence ATGGGGGCCAGCACGGCGAGGGGAGCCCCCGAGAAGAGCGAGGCCCCTGGGGAGGGCTTCAGGGTCTTCAGGGTGGAGTTGAACAGGAGAGTGAGGGGAGAGCTCGCGAAGCTCCACCAGCGCCTCGTACAGAGGGATCCTTCGCTGCCGAAGAACGCGTTCCGCTACCACGAGAGCTGGGAAAACGAGGATGCGAACATGCGGGAGATGCGGGAGCAGGCGGGGAAGCGATCCCCGCCGAAGCGTAGAGCGGCGTACTACCTGCTGGCTAAGGTCGTCAAGGATGGAAAGAGGATCCACGGCAGCAAAGGTGCTTCAGTAATCGTCGACCTCGGCAGGAGCGAGCTGCGGATCCCCTGCGCTGGGATCCGGATCCCCCTGAAGCCAGGGCTGGTCAAGGCGCTGGAGGGGGAGCTCCGGCTCGCTCCTAAGCCGGAGTTCGCCGTCCAGCTGACGTGCCGGGGCAGGCTGCGCATCGTCGCTTTCAGGAGCCCGCCGAAGTGGTGGCTCTACAGGGAGGAGTGCGCGGACTTCGACGCGGTCCGGCTCGGGCCGCCCGTCAGGGTGGTGGGGGTGGACGTGAACAGCGTGTACGGCATTGCCGCCGTGGTCTTCGACCTCACCGAGGGCGGCGTGAGGGTGCCGAAGTCTCCCTTCCGCCTGCAGCCGCCCAACGACGCCCTCTACCTGGCGGAGGCGAGCGTGCTCCGGAAGATCGCCCAGGGCCTGCCGCCGGAACCGCCGGACAACGCCACGGAGGAGGAGCTCCAGCTCTGGCAGTGGGCCCTGGAGAGGGTGAAGCGGCTATCCTCCAGGGTTGGGGCGCTGACCACTGAGAGGGCTGACAGGCTCCGCTGCCAGCTGGAGCGGGCGGCGAGGCTGGCGAGGAGGCGGTGGGCCCGGAAGCTGCTGGGGGAGCTGAGGCAGCTCATCCGCGGGGCGAACGGCAGGGCAGTAATCGCTATCGACGCCCCCGACCCTGAGAGCCTCAGGAACAGCAAGCTGCAGAAGACCTACCTGCACGTGACGAAACACATCAAGAACCTTTGCCGGTACGAGGGGGCGCTCTACCGGAGGGTGAGGGCTTCCGGCAGGGCGTGCCCCCTCTGCGGCAGGTGGTGCGAGGAGGTCGCTCACCGCTACTACAAGTGCAGCCACTGTAGCATTGTCTTCGACAGGGATTACGGTGGAGCTTTCAACGCAGCCCTCGAAGCCCTACCACCGACGCTCGCCGACACGCTGAAGGGGTGGCTCAAAGCCCACCCCAAAGCGCTCGCAAGGAACTACAACAACCCTGCAGGCCCCGCTTCCCGGGACCCCCGCCCGGACGTCGAGCCCGTTCGGGGGGCGCTCCCGGGGGGCCGCGTGCGCGACGAGGGGGAGAGCAGCCGGGAGGCGCTCCGGCGACGGGGCGCTGAAAGGCGCGAGCAGGCCGCCCTTAAGCGGCCGCCCCCATGA
- the argF gene encoding ornithine carbamoyltransferase produces MKRDLLTLKEFSRDEILSLIEDSVTLKKLRAAGVKKLTLLSGYSIALIFEKPSTRTRASFTVAALELGAWPVSYSAQELQLSRGEPIKDVARVLSRYHDAIAARVYRHEDLEELARYSTVPVINLLSDSHHPLQALADFMTIYEKLGRIAGVKVVFVGDGTDNVFNSLAIVGVKLGARIRVAAPPGYMPRPELLGEDVLKNIEVFEDPGEAVSDADVIYTDVFVSMGQEAQGEERIRAFLPKYQVNSELLKKVGKSNFIVMHCLPAHRGEEITDEVIEGKNSVVFDQAENRLHTSKAVLLNLLSPNWRTPVLRRPQELGP; encoded by the coding sequence ATGAAGCGAGATCTACTTACTTTGAAGGAGTTCTCCAGGGACGAGATACTTTCGCTGATCGAAGACTCAGTAACTCTCAAGAAACTCCGCGCTGCTGGCGTCAAAAAGCTCACACTACTGAGTGGGTATAGCATAGCTTTAATCTTTGAAAAGCCTTCGACCAGGACGCGAGCTTCCTTCACCGTCGCAGCACTCGAGCTGGGAGCTTGGCCCGTGTCCTACTCCGCTCAGGAACTCCAGCTTTCGCGAGGCGAGCCCATCAAGGATGTAGCGAGAGTGCTCTCGCGGTACCACGATGCGATAGCTGCCAGAGTGTACCGTCACGAAGACCTGGAGGAGCTGGCGAGGTACTCTACGGTACCGGTGATCAACCTTCTCAGCGATAGCCACCACCCTCTGCAAGCACTTGCCGACTTCATGACTATTTACGAGAAGCTGGGCCGCATCGCAGGCGTGAAGGTAGTTTTTGTCGGAGATGGAACAGATAATGTATTCAACTCTCTGGCTATAGTCGGGGTGAAGCTGGGCGCCAGAATTCGGGTAGCAGCGCCACCTGGCTACATGCCCAGGCCCGAGCTGCTAGGAGAGGATGTTCTGAAAAACATTGAGGTGTTCGAGGATCCGGGTGAGGCTGTTAGCGACGCAGATGTCATTTACACAGATGTTTTTGTGAGCATGGGGCAGGAGGCGCAAGGAGAGGAGCGGATAAGAGCGTTCCTGCCGAAGTACCAGGTTAACTCTGAGCTGCTTAAGAAGGTAGGTAAGAGCAACTTCATTGTCATGCACTGCCTACCAGCTCACAGAGGTGAGGAGATAACGGACGAGGTGATAGAAGGGAAGAACAGTGTGGTTTTTGACCAGGCTGAGAATAGGCTTCACACAAGTAAGGCAGTTCTTTTAAACCTTCTTTCACCGAACTGGAGAACACCAGTTCTTAGACGCCCGCAAGAACTTGGACCTTAA
- the ftsY gene encoding signal recognition particle-docking protein FtsY, whose protein sequence is MSSKGLTKVFSSIVEKVKYTGFSERELRELEEEFLLHLVENDVALDVAEALLRELTSKLSSVKVSRFADKGRVALEVLREVILEPFEKVSGETLEKRIEAVREAYEKPFSVVFLGPNGHGKTTTVAKLAYRLSNLGYKVVIAAADTFRAGAIEQLRELSEKVHAELVSLGYGADPAAVAYEGFLRAAKHGADVLLVDTAGRMHTRKSLLDEMKKIIRVLNPDYRVFVGDALIGNDAVEQARVFLTEVGFDGSILTKFDADTKGGAALSITYITSKPLLYVGVGQRLQDLIPFDYKRYVEELLPSA, encoded by the coding sequence ATGTCTAGCAAAGGACTCACCAAGGTATTTTCCTCTATCGTCGAGAAAGTGAAGTACACGGGCTTCTCCGAGCGTGAGCTGAGAGAACTTGAAGAAGAGTTCTTGCTCCACCTCGTTGAAAACGATGTCGCTTTAGATGTAGCTGAAGCGCTTCTGCGAGAGCTCACTTCTAAGTTAAGCTCGGTGAAAGTCTCAAGGTTTGCGGATAAGGGTCGAGTCGCACTAGAGGTGCTGAGGGAAGTAATTCTCGAGCCCTTCGAGAAGGTTTCCGGAGAGACCCTCGAGAAAAGGATCGAAGCTGTAAGAGAAGCTTACGAGAAGCCTTTCTCCGTGGTTTTCCTAGGACCTAATGGGCATGGGAAGACAACTACTGTTGCCAAGCTGGCGTACAGGCTCTCTAACCTAGGCTACAAGGTGGTTATTGCAGCCGCTGACACTTTTCGCGCGGGAGCAATCGAGCAGCTTAGAGAGCTTTCCGAGAAGGTTCACGCGGAGCTAGTGTCCTTGGGCTACGGGGCCGACCCTGCTGCCGTGGCCTACGAGGGCTTTCTGCGCGCTGCGAAGCACGGGGCCGACGTGCTGCTCGTAGACACCGCTGGGAGGATGCACACCAGGAAGAGCCTCTTAGACGAGATGAAAAAAATTATACGCGTTTTGAACCCAGACTATAGAGTCTTCGTAGGTGATGCGCTGATAGGAAACGATGCCGTCGAGCAGGCGAGGGTCTTTCTCACAGAGGTAGGTTTCGATGGCTCCATCCTGACGAAGTTCGACGCAGATACCAAAGGCGGTGCCGCTCTCTCGATAACTTACATAACATCTAAGCCGCTACTCTACGTCGGAGTGGGGCAGCGCCTGCAAGACCTCATACCTTTCGACTACAAGCGCTACGTTGAGGAACTTCTACCTTCCGCGTAG
- the pfdA gene encoding prefoldin subunit alpha, translating to MSLQSSTRERAAEEYMALSQLAEEIQREISLAQSLAAEIESTIATLRNVSALESAKEVLIPLSAGVYMKALVNKQEKFLVNIGSNILVEKNLEETIETLNKRREELTQLINRRVEELNSIIARAQQLRQVLSQR from the coding sequence ATGAGCCTGCAAAGCAGCACTAGGGAGAGAGCCGCCGAAGAGTACATGGCTCTCTCGCAGTTAGCGGAGGAAATCCAGCGAGAGATAAGTTTAGCACAGAGCCTAGCCGCTGAAATCGAGTCTACAATTGCTACGCTGAGAAACGTTAGCGCTCTCGAGAGTGCAAAGGAGGTACTCATCCCGCTCTCCGCCGGGGTTTACATGAAAGCTCTTGTGAACAAGCAGGAGAAATTCCTAGTTAATATAGGCTCGAACATCTTGGTGGAGAAGAACCTTGAAGAGACTATTGAGACTTTAAACAAGCGTAGAGAAGAGCTCACGCAGCTGATAAACAGAAGGGTAGAGGAGCTTAACAGCATAATCGCCAGAGCACAGCAGCTCAGGCAAGTACTATCACAGCGGTAG
- the rpl18a gene encoding 50S ribosomal protein L18Ae: MSTRVPATYKVEGLMVLRNGETRKFTLYLRGLSEREVLDRLYSVLGGRHKLTRRHIKVSRVEPVNVEEVEDSYIRELAEAEVLVVR, from the coding sequence ATGAGCACCAGAGTGCCTGCCACGTATAAGGTGGAGGGGCTGATGGTGTTGCGAAACGGAGAAACGAGGAAGTTCACCTTATACCTTCGGGGTCTTAGCGAAAGGGAGGTTCTGGACAGGCTCTACAGCGTCTTAGGTGGGAGGCACAAGTTGACGAGGAGGCATATCAAGGTTAGCAGAGTAGAACCTGTTAACGTTGAGGAAGTTGAAGACAGCTACATTAGAGAGCTAGCTGAGGCTGAGGTTCTAGTTGTGAGGTAG
- a CDS encoding CDP-2,3-bis-(O-geranylgeranyl)-sn-glycerol synthase, with product MSADFAAKLLVRALIWVLPAYVANATPVVTVRLYRHRGKLHPIDGGLTLQDGRRLLGENKTWEGFLGGLLGGTAASMALDYLGLHSFPEGVTLSFGALLGDLLGAFIKRRLGLAPGAPAPLLDQLDFLFGGLLLHSLLFGPVDLQTLAVLILVTPLIHWATNAAAFLLGLKQHPW from the coding sequence ATGAGCGCTGATTTCGCTGCGAAGCTACTAGTAAGGGCGCTGATCTGGGTCCTTCCAGCCTACGTTGCAAACGCTACACCAGTTGTAACAGTGCGCCTGTACAGGCACAGGGGGAAGCTCCACCCCATCGATGGAGGCTTAACGCTGCAGGATGGCCGCAGGCTGCTGGGGGAGAACAAAACGTGGGAAGGTTTCCTGGGAGGTCTACTAGGGGGAACTGCGGCTTCGATGGCTCTAGACTACCTCGGACTGCACAGTTTCCCGGAGGGCGTAACGTTGTCTTTTGGCGCGCTTCTAGGAGATCTCCTGGGCGCATTCATCAAGCGTAGGCTAGGTCTAGCACCAGGTGCTCCAGCACCGCTGCTGGACCAGCTTGATTTCTTATTCGGAGGACTCCTGCTCCACTCTCTACTCTTTGGCCCAGTGGACCTACAGACTCTCGCGGTGCTCATACTGGTCACGCCGTTGATACACTGGGCTACTAACGCAGCAGCGTTCCTGCTGGGCTTGAAGCAGCACCCTTGGTGA
- a CDS encoding MBL fold metallo-hydrolase, giving the protein MAASVSKLRLCDFEVKPLAEESLGVRSMSIFVATPHAAILLDPGVSLAPRRFGLPPHPEEFRALLNARRRVLDSAEEADTVVVTHYHRDHFTPSYESLFECCDPSEFETVYKSKKVFVKRVDSKTPFNQKKRAWRLFRDLEKISTPATQIGEEEVRLGGLTLRFFPCVHGDARLGSVLVVEIKSSSDCSLIYAPDVQGPVDDETANRILAERFELAFVGGPPLYLNTISSRKGIEEKVAKGLDNLVRIIRRNPGRVVVAHHMLRSAEWMETLESFGIEERDVRTYSSLLGMTPTLLEANRKVLYESDPPPPDYRQLLQENKGRSCSKLLEEIG; this is encoded by the coding sequence GTGGCTGCGAGTGTGAGCAAGCTGAGACTCTGCGATTTCGAGGTAAAGCCGCTTGCCGAGGAGAGCCTGGGCGTGCGCTCTATGAGCATCTTCGTTGCGACACCGCACGCAGCGATCCTTCTCGACCCCGGTGTCAGCTTAGCTCCCCGCCGCTTCGGCCTCCCGCCCCACCCGGAGGAGTTCAGGGCGCTGCTTAACGCGAGGAGGAGGGTGCTCGATAGTGCAGAGGAGGCTGACACGGTGGTCGTCACCCATTACCATAGGGATCACTTCACGCCTTCCTACGAGTCTCTCTTCGAGTGCTGCGACCCGAGCGAGTTCGAGACAGTTTACAAGTCAAAGAAAGTGTTCGTGAAGCGTGTTGACAGCAAGACGCCTTTCAACCAGAAGAAGAGAGCCTGGAGGCTCTTCAGAGATCTGGAGAAAATCTCCACACCAGCCACCCAGATCGGAGAGGAGGAAGTGAGGCTAGGTGGCTTAACCCTGAGATTTTTCCCCTGCGTGCACGGTGACGCGCGACTTGGGAGCGTTCTAGTGGTAGAGATAAAGAGTTCTAGTGACTGCAGCCTCATCTATGCTCCCGACGTGCAAGGGCCTGTCGATGATGAAACCGCTAACCGTATTCTAGCTGAGCGATTCGAGCTTGCATTTGTAGGCGGTCCACCTCTTTACCTGAATACTATTTCCTCTAGAAAAGGGATCGAGGAGAAGGTCGCTAAAGGCCTCGACAACTTGGTGAGAATAATCCGTAGAAACCCGGGTCGTGTTGTGGTAGCGCATCACATGCTGCGCTCCGCGGAGTGGATGGAAACGCTGGAGAGCTTCGGCATTGAGGAGAGGGATGTACGCACCTATAGCTCTCTGCTTGGAATGACGCCGACTCTCTTGGAGGCTAACCGGAAAGTTCTCTACGAGTCAGACCCGCCTCCTCCAGACTACAGGCAGCTTCTCCAGGAGAATAAGGGCCGCTCTTGCTCTAAGCTGTTAGAAGAGATAGGATGA
- the fen gene encoding flap endonuclease-1 — translation MGCRLTPLVTPLRIGLAGVTGRTLAVDALNAIYQFLALVRTGSGDFLRNRKGYVTSHLVGMASRYSKLAADNACRFIFVFDGPPHPLKRAELERRERVRERALEEYKLALLSGNLEKALSKAVVAIRVDQWIIESSKKLVTLMGFPVVDAPSDAEAQAAFIVARGDAWAVSSQDWDSLLYGADRLVRYLTLTGFEWLPSKQVARKLEPELVELGKLLNTLGLTRKQLVEVAVLSGTDYNRPVRGIGPLKAYKLIKLYGSLEKLPSNLRKRLPENYEDIVNLFLHPRVKEDYEIDFREPRVEELYRFLVDENDFSPERARTIISRLQRSRETLRAHQRTIDEYN, via the coding sequence ATGGGGTGCCGCTTAACACCTCTCGTAACGCCTCTGCGAATAGGCCTCGCCGGAGTAACGGGCAGGACACTCGCGGTAGATGCTTTGAATGCTATTTACCAGTTCCTCGCCCTCGTGCGAACAGGCAGTGGTGACTTCCTGAGAAACCGTAAGGGTTATGTGACATCCCACCTGGTAGGTATGGCTTCTCGCTACTCTAAGCTGGCAGCTGATAACGCGTGCAGATTCATCTTCGTCTTCGACGGCCCGCCACACCCCCTAAAGCGCGCGGAGCTGGAAAGAAGAGAGAGGGTAAGGGAGCGGGCGCTCGAGGAGTACAAGCTGGCCCTCTTAAGCGGTAACCTGGAGAAAGCGCTCTCCAAAGCCGTTGTGGCGATTAGGGTAGACCAGTGGATAATCGAGAGCAGCAAGAAGCTTGTCACGCTAATGGGTTTCCCCGTGGTCGATGCTCCCTCAGACGCCGAAGCGCAAGCCGCTTTCATCGTCGCTAGAGGAGATGCATGGGCTGTCAGCAGCCAGGATTGGGACTCGCTGCTTTACGGCGCGGACCGGCTTGTTAGGTACCTTACGCTCACAGGCTTCGAGTGGCTTCCGAGCAAGCAGGTAGCTAGAAAGCTGGAGCCGGAGCTCGTGGAGCTCGGGAAGCTGCTCAACACGCTCGGTTTAACGCGAAAACAGCTCGTCGAGGTAGCGGTGCTCTCGGGCACGGACTACAACAGGCCGGTACGCGGTATAGGGCCCCTTAAGGCTTACAAGCTGATAAAGCTGTATGGAAGCTTGGAGAAGCTGCCCAGCAACCTTCGAAAGCGGCTGCCAGAGAACTACGAGGATATTGTGAACCTCTTCCTCCACCCGAGAGTTAAAGAGGACTACGAGATCGATTTCAGAGAACCTCGAGTCGAGGAACTTTACAGGTTTCTCGTAGATGAGAACGACTTTTCACCAGAGCGCGCAAGGACTATAATCTCACGGCTTCAGAGGAGCCGGGAGACTCTGCGCGCGCATCAGAGAACGATAGACGAGTATAATTAA
- a CDS encoding translation initiation factor aIF-1A has protein sequence MSKPSGESEAPEELPLPDGQTTMLGIVQQLLGYDRVRVLCSDGKIRLCRIPGKMKKRVWVRIGDVVLVAPWDFNPERGDIIYRYMPGEVQRLERKGLLEDLKKLLE, from the coding sequence GTGAGTAAGCCTAGCGGGGAAAGCGAAGCCCCTGAAGAACTACCCCTACCGGACGGCCAAACCACCATGCTAGGAATTGTGCAGCAACTTTTAGGCTACGATAGAGTAAGAGTACTGTGCAGCGACGGTAAAATCAGACTCTGCCGAATCCCGGGAAAAATGAAGAAAAGGGTCTGGGTGAGGATCGGGGACGTGGTTCTGGTAGCGCCGTGGGATTTCAACCCGGAAAGAGGTGACATCATCTACAGGTACATGCCTGGCGAAGTTCAGAGGCTTGAAAGGAAGGGGCTACTGGAAGATTTGAAGAAGCTTCTAGAGTGA
- a CDS encoding 30S ribosomal protein S6e: MPEFKVVVSDPSTGKAEQIEVKGEQAIRLIGLKIGDIIDGSLVGKPGFKLKITGGSGRAGEPMRPDIPGPRKGYFLLSGPPGYHPTDKGVRKRKFVRGNTITDEIVQINMVIVERSPAGEQQ, translated from the coding sequence ATGCCGGAGTTCAAAGTAGTGGTTTCGGACCCGAGCACGGGAAAAGCCGAGCAGATAGAAGTAAAAGGGGAGCAGGCTATTAGGCTAATCGGCTTGAAGATAGGAGACATCATAGACGGCAGCCTCGTCGGGAAGCCCGGCTTCAAGCTCAAAATCACGGGCGGGTCGGGCCGTGCGGGTGAACCTATGCGGCCCGATATACCTGGCCCACGCAAAGGCTACTTTCTTCTTTCAGGACCCCCGGGCTACCACCCGACCGATAAAGGAGTTCGCAAGAGGAAGTTCGTCAGAGGAAACACCATAACTGACGAGATAGTCCAGATAAACATGGTCATCGTCGAGAGGAGCCCTGCAGGCGAGCAGCAGTAG
- a CDS encoding ribbon-helix-helix domain-containing protein: MPVRRNRKISAQHHKDLVKVSFRISRKDHEAILALVRSGTYSSVSEFVRHALERLVYEYSDRASRR; encoded by the coding sequence ATGCCCGTGAGGAGGAACAGGAAGATTTCAGCTCAACACCACAAAGACCTAGTGAAGGTCAGCTTCCGCATATCTAGGAAGGATCACGAAGCCATTCTCGCTTTGGTGCGGAGCGGAACCTACTCCTCCGTCTCGGAGTTCGTTAGGCATGCTCTGGAGAGGTTAGTATACGAGTACAGCGACAGAGCTAGCCGACGCTAG
- a CDS encoding NMD3-related protein, producing MVHAVCPLCGRFVESLVGGLCPQCYRANHPLIQLKKEIVIQRCRICGAYKYGDSGWTQEVEVLEEEIRRKANRFLVFGGRVTEVVLRVRPEDRILEVKVKGVAHGLEDEPYWENLTAPLKLRETLCDGCMRHLAKRAAATVQVRAEGRELTGEERRAVQEALAALAKSKGLRTSQVPIEVEEVPHGVDVHFATHAAAREFVRILSEKVFFDVLETSKLVGITRSGREKHKQTLRLLLPKFKKGDVIELKGNLYLVEDIRASKLILLDLERAEKTTIPLTRSTLNAISVHTAGEELEHGVVISRSENLIYVMSMRDNSLLEVEARGPRAARLVPGSRVSLLRREGIVYLVTFEGEPSSSRSSVG from the coding sequence ATGGTTCACGCGGTATGCCCGCTCTGCGGGCGCTTCGTCGAAAGCCTTGTAGGCGGCTTATGCCCTCAGTGCTATCGGGCGAACCATCCGCTAATCCAGCTGAAGAAAGAGATCGTGATACAGCGGTGCCGTATCTGCGGTGCTTACAAGTACGGTGACTCCGGATGGACGCAGGAGGTCGAGGTTTTGGAGGAGGAGATAAGGCGTAAGGCGAACCGCTTCCTAGTATTCGGTGGGCGAGTAACCGAAGTCGTTCTACGGGTTAGGCCCGAGGATAGAATTCTCGAGGTGAAAGTTAAGGGTGTTGCGCATGGCCTGGAAGACGAGCCTTACTGGGAGAACCTCACAGCTCCTCTGAAGCTTCGCGAAACACTATGCGACGGGTGCATGAGGCATCTCGCTAAGAGGGCTGCTGCAACAGTGCAGGTCAGAGCAGAGGGGCGGGAGCTTACCGGAGAGGAGAGAAGAGCTGTTCAGGAAGCGCTAGCAGCTCTTGCGAAAAGTAAGGGTCTGCGGACCAGCCAGGTCCCTATAGAAGTTGAAGAGGTTCCTCACGGCGTTGACGTGCACTTCGCGACCCACGCGGCAGCTCGAGAGTTCGTTAGAATCCTTTCAGAGAAAGTGTTCTTCGATGTGCTCGAGACAAGCAAGCTGGTGGGCATTACCCGCAGCGGCCGGGAGAAGCACAAGCAGACACTGCGGCTACTTTTACCCAAGTTTAAGAAAGGTGACGTTATAGAACTCAAGGGGAATCTCTACCTCGTAGAGGATATTCGCGCGTCTAAGCTTATCCTACTGGACCTTGAAAGGGCTGAAAAAACGACGATTCCACTGACCCGATCCACCTTAAACGCCATCAGCGTTCACACAGCCGGCGAGGAACTCGAGCATGGTGTCGTGATCTCCAGGTCGGAGAACTTGATCTACGTAATGAGCATGAGAGATAATAGCCTCTTGGAGGTCGAGGCGAGGGGGCCGAGAGCCGCGCGCCTTGTCCCGGGCTCCCGAGTCTCTCTCCTCAGACGGGAAGGTATAGTTTACCTTGTCACTTTCGAAGGCGAGCCCAGCAGCTCTAGGTCTAGCGTCGGCTAG
- a CDS encoding DUF424 family protein, which yields MSLILRVHREQGYTIVAICDKELLGRTIVQGDLQLHISEEFFAGDEVDAHDVREIAERISTADSVVAFGEKACKALQRIYPSVSEAVVTVGGVPHVQVFRTLIE from the coding sequence GTGTCCCTGATCCTGCGCGTGCATAGAGAGCAGGGTTACACTATCGTGGCTATCTGCGATAAGGAACTGCTCGGAAGAACGATCGTTCAGGGTGACCTACAGCTACACATCTCTGAGGAGTTCTTTGCAGGCGACGAGGTCGACGCTCACGATGTGCGGGAAATTGCGGAAAGAATCAGTACTGCTGATAGCGTTGTCGCGTTCGGCGAGAAGGCTTGCAAAGCTCTACAGAGGATCTACCCATCTGTTTCAGAGGCTGTAGTCACCGTTGGAGGAGTCCCCCACGTGCAGGTTTTCAGGACACTCATAGAGTAA